A region of the Gammaproteobacteria bacterium genome:
CAGGCCCACCGCGCCGCAGCGGTGCTGCAGTCCTGGGGTGTCGCCAAGGGTGATCGTGTGGCGATCATGAGTTTCAACACGCCGTCGTTTCCGATCGCCTTCTTCGGCGCACTGCTGGCCGGCGCAGCAGTCGTTCCTGTCAACCACAAGCTCGCTGTCCCTGAGGTGGAGTACATCCTCGCTCACAGCGGCGCGAAGGTCTTCCTCTTCGACGGGGAGCTGGCCCCTCTCGCAGACAAACTCGACACGACCGCCACACGGGGATCGCTCGACACGCAGGCCGACGGCTATCCCCTGTTCGACGCGGCGCTGGCC
Encoded here:
- a CDS encoding AMP-binding protein, translating into MNLVEILDRNARKFPEKDAIRYEGRGLSFADLRDQAHRAAAVLQSWGVAKGDRVAIMSFNTPSFPIAFFGALLAGAAVVPVNHKLAVPEVEYILAHSGAKVFLFDGELAPLADKLDTTATRGSLDTQADGYPLFDAALA